GGTGTTAGAGAGGTATTTGGTGCAAGGTATCTAAGGCGTCCTACAGTGGAAGATACTGAACGGCTACTAAAACTTGGTGAGAGACGAGGCTTTCCTGGTATGTTTGGCAGCATTGACTGCATGCATTGGCAATGGGAAAGATGCCCAAATGCTTGGAAGGGTCAGTTTACTCGTGGTGATCAAAAACATCCAACTTTGATACTTGAGGCAGTGGCATCACATGATCTTTGGCTTTGGCATGCATTCTTTGGAGTAGCTGGTTCTAACAATGATATTAATGTTTTGAACCAATCTACTGTTTTTATCAATGAGCTCAAAGGACAAGCTCCTAGAGTCCAGTACATGGTGAATGGAAATCAGTACAACATAGGGTACTTTCTTGGTGATGGAATATATCCTGAATGGGCAGTATTTGTTAAGTTAATTCGACTCCCTACTGATGAGAAGGAGAGGAGGTATGCAGCAGAACAAGAAGGGGCAAGAAAGGATATCGAGAGAGCCTTTGGTGTACTGCAGCGTCGCTTTTGCATTTTAAAACTACCTGCTCGTCTATTTGACAGGGCTGTACTCCGTGATGTCGTGCTAGCATGCATCATACTTCACAATATGATAGTTGAAGATGAGAAGGAGGCAGAGATTATTGAAGAGAATCTGGACCTAAACGTTCCTCCTAGTTCGACAACCGTTCAAGAACCGGAATTCTCTCCGGATCAGGAAGTTCCATTAGAGAGAGTTTTAGAAAAAGATACTAGTATTAGAGATCGATCGGCTCATCGTCGACTTAAGAAAGATTTGGTGGAACATATATGGAATAAATTTGGTCCTCTTCCACCTAGACCAGGAATTTGAGCTAATACATGTATGTTTAATTTTTTTGTACCAATTATACATATATATTTCTTGCTGTGACCTGAACTAATACTGTGCTATTTTTTTTAACTTATGCAGGGTGAAAGCAACTACTGGAGTCTATGGGGTGCAGCAATTTGGACTTTTGGAAGTCATGATTGGTTGAAGATGAGCTCTGTAGCTCTTATATCTAATATATATCTAtattattatatgcacttgagCTCATTTTAGTGATGATTGCTGCTGCTGTCCTGAGAGTAGCAAGCTATATGTACTTTGTTTTTTTCTACCTTAAGTACCAGTCATCTATATGTTCTTGTGATCTGAACTGTTATCTTGATCACTACTATTTATCAATGCACTATGTGAGTGCAGTTTCAGACTTTGCACTATGTGAATGCAGTTCCAGAACTATTTGTCGATCAATGCTATTTATCAAGTTGCTCTTGTGTATGTATTACAGTTTTGTTGTGAAAAGTAAATGTCTGATGCTTCAATGTcagttttgttgtatgtcactTGTGCTCATATATCAGTTTAGCTCTTGGGGCCTGTTTCTCTTTGCTCGTGTGTACAATTTGCTATGAAATGGCTACAGAATTAAGGATGCATATGATCCGATAAGCAAACAGCAATTAATTGCTTTGCAAAGCATGGGAAACGGCAAAGTGAAATAGCTGCACTGTGGATGTTGTTTCAATACTCGTTTCATTGCTGCTTTGTCATCATTTTTTTATGGGAAACAGTGTATTGAAACGGTGCACTGAGACTGGCTAACGGTATAAGCTAACGGCTGGACTCGATTCCCTGAGTGCGGAAACAAACGTTCAGCTATTTTACTGGTtgatttctggactgataaggTTGGCTgatactggtttgttgtgagagaaaaacactgttagttGACTGATAAGTCCTAGCTAAAACTAACAAGTGAACAGGTTGATTCAATAATGGAATCTGTTACCTGCAGTAATCAAATCACGTTACAGTTACGTGAACCAAACGTCCTAACGACGATACACTCACTAAATCCCAATTCATTTCAGtagcaaggccttgtttagataccctcaaaattccaagttttttcactctctctccatcacatcaatttttagccgtttgtatggagtattaaatgtaggtaaaaaaaataattaattgcacagtttagttgaaaatcacgagatgaatcttttgagcttagttggtccacgattggacaatatttaccaaataagacgaaagtgctactattcatcgggttgaaattttttccaatctaaacaaggcccaaaaaTCAGATCAAGGCCAGATTCACTGTTTAACATCACACCAAAGGATTTCACCAACGGTAAATACTCCAGATAACCCACTCTAAACTCAATAAATCCACTCATCAACGGCAACAGATCCCCTCCGCTCCCCGATCCAACGGCCCCGAAATTCCGCAGCGGCCGAAAACCCCTGGCCGCTTGGCCGCTAGCCGTTGCGCCAGCGCCGCACGCCGGCAACGTTACGTTCCCCTGCTTCACCGGCTTCGCCtcgtctcctcctccttcctcgtcTATAAATTCGTTTCGATTCGTCCACGCGGATTTCGAAACGCGAATTCCATCCGATCCCTCTCGGATCGCGCCTCATAACTCTCGGTCGTCAACCGCCGCTCGGGGTTTCGAAAGCTTTCGTCTTCCTCCCGGTTTGCGCACGCTTTGATCGGGGACGATGGCGGCTGCGGCGACGAGAGCCAGAGGAGGACCGCGGCGGCCGTTCGCACCCGTCgtggtggcgccgccgccgctgccgtcgcaGGCGGAGAATCGGCTGGCGCACGAGGACGCGCCGTCATCGTTCGCCCGGCGGGAGCCGAGGAGGTTCGGGGCGTGCGCCGGAAAGGTCGCGGGGCCCGCGGTTcttggcgccggcggcaaggcgTCCAAGAAGTGCGGCCCTGGGTCGTCCCCGGCCAAGAAGACGCCGGTGGCGGCGAAGAGGACGCCGGGGCCGGCGACCAGGAGGAGGTTGGTGGATTCTTGCACCAAGAACAAGGAGTGCTCGACCCCGGGCGGCGGGCACGGTGGCGGCGTACGACGCGCCGCGCGCGCGGGCGTCGGGCGCCGCCGAGGAGCGCGACAACGAGGTGCGGGCCAAGCTCTCCTACCCCTGCAGCGAGGTGGACCAAGAACGGCGGGGCAGCGGGGTGATGAGGGTCGTGGCGATGGAGGATGCCATGGCGGGCCTCCCGGAGCCCGGCGAGGGCCGCGTCACGTACCTGGTGGACACGTTCGAGCGGCTCCTCTCgctgggcggcggcggaggcggaggcggccccATGGCGCGGAACAGAGAcgcggcgaggaggaggaaggaCGAGGGAACCTCGACCGCGACAGCGACGGCATCATTGCCAGCAACGCCGCGGGGTGCCGAGGAGATCGACGTGTCGTACCCCTCCGTTGCGTCGTCGTCCGAGGTCTCCTTCCCGGTCATCCCCGGTGTCGCCTGcatccttgacgcctccgaccgcACCAGGTCTCGATTCCTCACCCATCGCTGCATATAACGCATTATTTTGCCGTTCTTGACACCTTCTGCTGATGCGCTCTCTGAAAATTCAGCAGGATCAGCCGTGCACGAGGCCAACGGCGGCACAGGCCATACAACGTACGCACCCACGCACGTGGCGTGCTCGTAATCCTATTTCTCGGTCAGCTGATGAATTTGCCCATTTTGCGCAGACACTGTTTGCACATCACAGAGCACCGGATCGTCGGATAGGGCCTGGAGTTGCAGCAGGAAGGTGACAAGGGTGACCACTCAGCAGCCGTTCCATCTCAGGACCGAGGTACGAGGGCCCAGTGCTTCATAACACCTTACGATTATCCATGCTTGTCCTTCTGAAGAAATTGTCCATGCTTGTACTTTTTCTGAAGAAATTGTTCATGCCTGTAGTATGTAACTGAGTAAATTGTTGTCTTGTTCCTGTACTCAGCAAAGAGGAAAAGCCAAGGAAGGAAATTTCTTGAGAGGTTGAGGAAGATGCAGGTAAAGGAAGGAGGAGAGGCTGTGCCATCCAGTCACGCAAGGTCTACCCTACACAACTGACGAACCAGAGGTACGCTAGCTACGCCTTCAGTAATTTCAGTTCATAGTGTCCACTTAACACTGCTAGACTTGGTGAATTGTTGCTTGGTTTACCATGGTCGTCATTGCCTACAGGGAATTTTCATGTATATAGTTTAGTTCTAGCACCGTTTCCTTTGCCGTGATTAGTTACAGTGGGCTGGCACACAATTTTTAGTCTGTTACTCTGTTACTGTTTCTGAACTTTTAGGAAGGACCATCCCTCATCAGTTATCCCAGGTGACAAGTGGTAATGTCTGCTCAACCTTTCTCTGATCCTTCTATTCTGCAGATCCCCCGCGAAACCTCCAACAAAGGAACCCACGGAACCGATCCATCACGTGCTGCACAGCGATGTGCGTGTGGTCAAACGCGTCAAGTTCGATAGCCAAAGTTGCCCACTGCGATGCTCGCTCTCTGTCGCTGATTCCTGAGGGCTTGCTATGCATCGGCTGTCTTTCCATCCTGCAGGTCGCTGAGCGCAATAGCTTCATGAGA
The sequence above is a segment of the Miscanthus floridulus cultivar M001 unplaced genomic scaffold, ASM1932011v1 fs_698_1, whole genome shotgun sequence genome. Coding sequences within it:
- the LOC136532720 gene encoding uncharacterized protein isoform X1 — protein: MSEESDSPQGSPIPLYSLDDFLAEEEIIDDVLHQAKLLIQSSVKELEKEAADHRLNPRQHINRPREEAHTRLVNDYFSDNPLYPPNIFRRRFRMSRPLFVRIVDALGQWSPYFTQRVDALNRQGLSPLQKCTAAIRQLATGSSADALDEYLKIGETTAMECLKNFAKGVREVFGARYLRRPTVEDTERLLKLGERRGFPGMFGSIDCMHWQWERCPNAWKGQFTRGDQKHPTLILEAVASHDLWLWHAFFGVAGSNNDINVLNQSTVFINELKGQAPRVQYMVNGNQYNIGYFLGDGIYPEWAVFVKLIRLPTDEKERRYAAEQEGARKDIERAFGVLQRRFCILKLPARLFDRAVLRDVVLACIILHNMIVEDEKEAEIIEENLDLNVPPSSTTVQEPEFSPDQEVPLERVLEKDTSIRDRSAHRRLKKDLVEHIWNKFGPLPPRPGI
- the LOC136532726 gene encoding uncharacterized protein; translated protein: MAAAATRARGGPRRPFAPVVVAPPPLPSQAENRLAHEDAPSSFARREPRRFGACAGKVAGPAVLGAGGKASKKCGPGSSPAKKTPVAAKRTPGPATRRSARPRAAGTVAAYDAPRARASGAAEERDNEVRAKLSYPCSEVDQERRGSGVMRVVAMEDAMAGLPEPGEGRVTYLVDTFERLLSLGGGGGGGGPMARNRDAARRRKDEGTSTATATASLPATPRGAEEIDVSYPSVASSSEVSFPVIPGVACILDASDRTSRISRARGQRRHRPYNTLFAHHRAPDRRIGPGVAAGR